In Xiphophorus hellerii strain 12219 chromosome 4, Xiphophorus_hellerii-4.1, whole genome shotgun sequence, a single genomic region encodes these proteins:
- the ctxn2 gene encoding cortexin-2 has protein sequence MSSVHFNHSLAAMSGNDIMAHSLTLEQKTAFAFVGMLLVFLGLLIIRCFRILLDPYSSMPSSNWADGIEGLEKGTFEYALT, from the coding sequence ATGAGCAGCGTCCACTTCAACCACTCCCTTGCTGCCATGAGTGGAAACGACATAATGGCGCACTCTCTGACTTTGGAGCAGAAGACGGCATTTGCCTTCGTGGGGATGCTGCTGGTGTTCTTGGGACTGCTGATAATACGCTGCTTCAGGATCCTGCTGGACCCCTACAGCAGCATGCCCTCCTCCAACTGGGCCGATGGCATCGAGGGGCTGGAGAAAGGGACATTCGAGTACGCCCTCACCTAA
- the slc12a1 gene encoding solute carrier family 12 member 1 has protein sequence MERLKANGGGHVNSAFDSNLGDPPIYEETEFSNNEHRTVRPSVMSAFGHDTLDRVPNIDFYRNAGSVSGHRAVRPSLQELHDVFQKNGTISVPETVTDDGEGSEGTPSDDLESAAPIDVNKGAVKFGWIRGVLVRCMLNIWGVMLFIRLSWVFGQAGWGLGIVVIALSCVVTTITGLSMSAICTNGVVRGGGAYYLISRSLGPEFGGSIGLIFAFANAVAVAMYVVGFAETVVDLLKEYADLMVDEMNDIRIIGCITVVLLLGISVAGMEWEAKAQIVLLVILLVAIVNMFVGTAIPATEDKKSKGFFGYNTKLFMENFTPDFRDGETFFSVFAIFFPAATGILAGANISGDLRDAQAAIPKGTLLAIFITGITYLGVALCVAGTVVRDATGNMTDLVTPGVPCNGSSVIACELGYNFSSCETEPCKFGLMNNFQVMTMVSGFGPLITAGTFSATLSSALASLVSAPKVFQALCKDNIYKALHFFAKGHGKNNEPIRGYVLTFVISVAFILIGDLNTIAPIISNFFLASYALINFSCFHASYAKSPGWRPAYKYYNMWLSLVGALLCCVVMFVINWWAALLTYGIEILLYIYVTVKKPDVNWGSSTQAVSFVSAVSNALSLSGVEDHVKNFRPQILVLTGSARARPALLDLAHSFTKNYGLCLSCDVLVGPRSAIMPEMNNGMEKNQMWLHKNKRKAFFAAVACDNFREGAETLLQASGLGRMKPNTLMIGFKRNWRTAETKAVQSYVGILHDAFDFEYGTVVLRMNQGLDVSHLVEEEEEMLKAAKEQQALDNEMMPNGGKTKGLFRKSRHSSQQVLTTRVSVCGPPPPQIAKMNEKLVEASGQFKKKQPKGTIDVWWLFDDGGLTLLLPYILTTRKKWKDCKLRIFIAGQPGRTEIDKEEMRSLLHKFRIKSSDITVIDDIHIKPRNDNIKKLEDMIEPYRLREGSKGRDQAAGIQEYPWKITDAELSSFEEKTHLQVRLNELLQEHSKSANLIVLSLPIARKGSISDFLYMAWLDILTKDLPPTLLIRGNHKSVLTFYS, from the exons ATGGAGAGGTTGAAGGCAAACGGAGGGGGTCATGTCAACTCAGCGTTTGATTCCAACCTCGGTGACCCTCCAATCTATGAAGAGACCGAATTCTCCAACAATGAGCACCGGACGGTCAGACCCTCTGTGATGAGTGCTTTCGGGCACGACACTTTAGACCGGGTACCCAACATCGACTTCTACCGTAATGCCGGCAGCGTGAGTGGTCACCGAGCGGTGAGACCCTCCCTGCAGGAACTCCATGATGTTTTCCAGAAG aaTGGGACGATCTCTGTACCTGAAACGGTGACAGACGATGGCGAGGGGAGCGAAGGGACCCCCTCTGATGATCTGGAGTCTGCTGCTCCGATTGATGTCAACAAAGGAGCAGTGAAGTTTGGTTGGATAAGGGGGGTTCTG GTAAGATGCATGTTAAACATCTGGGGTGTCATGTTGTTCATCCGGCTGTCCTGGGTTTTTGGTCAGGCAGGCTGGG GTCTGGGAATCGTGGTCATCGCTCTCAGCTGTGTGGTCACCACCATCACAGGCCTCTCCATGTCCGCCATTTGCACTAATGGAGTTGTTAGAGGAG GCGGAGCTTACTACTTGATATCACGCAGTTTGGGACCAGAGTTTGGAGGGTCGATTGGACTCATTTTCGCCTTCGCCAATGCAGTGGCTGTGGCCATGTATGTGGTGGGCTTTGCAGAGACGGTGGTGGATTTGCTCAAG GAATATGCTGATCTGATGGtagatgaaatgaatgacaTCAGGATCATTGGCTGCATTACAGTGGTGTTGCTCTTGGGCATTTCGGTGGCTGGTATGGAATGGGAGGCAAAG GCCCAAATTGTTTTGCTCGTGATCTTGCTGGTGGCCATAGTGAATATGTTTGTAGGAACAGCAATTCCTGCAACTGAAGATAAGAAATCAAAGGGCTTTTTTGGATACAACA caaaacTTTTTATGGAGAACTTTACGCCAGATTTTAGGGatggtgaaacatttttctcagtgTTTGCCATCTTTTTCCCTGCGGCCACCGGTATCCTGGCTGGAGCAAACATCTCTGGAGACTTGCGG GACGCCCAGGCTGCCATACCCAAAGGTACATTGTTGGCCATTTTCATCACTGGTATCACTTACCTCGGCGTGGCACTTTGTGTCG ccGGTACCGTTGTCCGGGATGCCACAGGAAACATGACCGACCTTGTTACTCCTGGGGTGCCTTGTAACGGCTCATCAGTAATTGCCTGTGAACTTGGctataatttttcttcttgcGAAACAGAGCCATGCAAGTTTGGCTTGATGAACAACTTCCAG GTAATGACCATGGTGTCTGGGTTTGGTCCCCTCATCACTGCAGGAACCTTCTCAGCCACACTTTCGTCAGCTCTGGCCTCTCTTGTTAGTGCTCCGAAAGTCTTCCAG GCTCTGTGCAAAGACAACATCTACAAAGCTCTGCACTTCTTCGCCAAAGGACACGGAAAAAACAATGAGCCAATCCGAGGCTACGTCCTCACCTTCGTTATTTCCGTCGCCTTCATTCTCATTG GTGATCTCAACACCATCGCTCCGATCATCTCGAACTTCTTCCTGGCATCCTACGCACTCATcaatttctcttgttttcatGCTTCCTATGCCAAGTCTCCTG GCTGGAGACCGGCGTATAAATACTACAACATGTGGCTATCTCTGGTGGGAGCCCTGCTCTGCTGTGTTGTTATGTTTGTCATCAACTGGTGGGCAGCTCTGCTCACATATGGCATTGAAATTCTGCTCTACATTTACGTCACAGTCAAGAAGCCGG ATGTGAACTGGGGGTCGTCCACGCAGGCGGTGTCCTTTGTGAGCGCAGTCAGCAACGCTTTGTCTCTGTCCGGTGTGGAAGATCATGTCAAGAACTTCAG GCCTCAGATCTTGGTTCTAACTGGGTCCGCGCGGGCCAGGCCAGCCCTCCTAGATCTAGCTCACTCCTTCACCAAAAACTACGGACTCTGTCTCAGCTGTGATGTTTTGGTG ggtcCGAGATCGGCAATCATGCCAGAGATGAACAATGGGATGGAAAAGAACCAGATGTGGCTCCATAAGAACAAACGCAAAGCCTTTTTTGCTGCTGTGGCCTGCGACAATTTCAGGGAAGGTGCAGAAACTCTGCTGCAG GCTTCCGGTCTTGGCCGCATGAAGCCCAACACGTTAATGATCGGCTTCAAGAGGAACTGGAGAACGGCAGAAACAAAAGCAGTGCAGAGCTATGTGGGAATACTGCA CGatgcatttgactttgaataTGGGACAGTGGTGCTGCGGATGAACCAGGGACTGGATGTGTCGCATCTTGTAGAAGAAGAAG AGGAAATGCTGAAGGCAGCAAAGGAGCAGCAGGCCCTGGATAATGAGATGATGCCAAACGGGGGGAAAACAAAGGGACTCTTCAGGAAGTCCAGGCATTCATCTCAGCAAGTGCTCACAACTAGAG TGTCGGTGTGTGGACCCCCGCCTCCTCAGATCGCCAAAATGAACGAGAAGCTGGTGGAGGCCAGTggtcaatttaaaaagaaacagccTAAAGGCACCATTGACGTGTGGTGGCTGTTTGATGATGGAG GTCTGACGCTGTTGCTCCCCTACATCCTCACCACCAGGAAGAAGTGGAAAGACTGTAAACTAAGGATCTTTATTGCAGGGCAGCCTGGACGAACTGAGATAGACAAAGAGGA GATGAGGTCCCTGCTGCACAAATTCAGAATTAAGAGCAGTGACATCACCGTCATCGACGACATCCACATTAAACCCCGCAATGACAA CATAAAGAAACTAGAAGACATGATTGAGCCGTACCGTCTGCGTGAGGGGTCTAAAGGCAGGGATCAGGCTGCGGGGATCCAGGAGTATCCCTGGAAAATCACTGATGCAGAGCTCAGTAGCTTTGAGGAGAAG ACGCACCTCCAGGTACGACTAAACGAGCTCCTTCAGGAACATTCTAAATCGGCCAACCTGATTGTTTT GAGCCTGCCCATCGCTCGTAAGGGGTCCATCTCTGATTTTCTCTACATGGCCTGGCTGGACATCTTGACAAAGGACCTCCCACCCACCTTGCTCATCCGGGGAAACCACAAGAGTGTTCTTACTTTCTACTCGTGA